A genomic segment from Peribacillus sp. ACCC06369 encodes:
- the lgt gene encoding prolipoprotein diacylglyceryl transferase yields the protein MEQGIQPLNPIAIDLGPIQVHWYGLIIGFGVLLGLIIALRESERRGLDKEVFTDMILFAVPIAIISARIYYVIFQWEYYSQNPGDIIKIWNGGIAIHGALIGAVLTAIVFAKVKKVSFWKLADIAAPSLLLGQAIGRWGNFMNQEAHGGEITRSFLENMHLPEFIINQMYINGTYYHPTFLYESIWNIVGVIILLSLRKVNLRRGELFLTYVLWYSIGRFYIEGLRTDSLMLTESLRIAQVISIVLVAVAIALVVYRRVRGHADKRYLDA from the coding sequence ATGGAACAAGGAATACAACCGCTGAATCCAATAGCGATTGATCTTGGCCCTATTCAGGTTCATTGGTATGGACTGATCATCGGTTTCGGTGTGTTACTGGGTCTTATTATCGCTTTAAGGGAATCTGAGCGAAGAGGTCTCGATAAGGAAGTTTTTACCGATATGATTTTGTTTGCTGTCCCAATTGCGATCATTAGTGCCCGTATTTATTATGTCATCTTCCAATGGGAGTACTATTCACAAAACCCGGGGGATATCATAAAAATATGGAATGGCGGAATTGCCATACACGGTGCGCTGATTGGAGCGGTATTGACTGCCATAGTTTTTGCCAAGGTCAAGAAAGTCTCATTTTGGAAGCTGGCGGATATTGCTGCACCGAGTTTATTGTTGGGGCAGGCAATTGGCCGTTGGGGTAATTTCATGAATCAGGAAGCACATGGGGGAGAAATAACAAGGTCCTTCCTGGAAAATATGCATTTGCCTGAATTCATCATTAATCAAATGTACATAAACGGTACGTATTATCACCCAACCTTTTTGTATGAATCGATTTGGAATATCGTCGGTGTAATCATCCTCTTAAGTTTACGGAAAGTGAACTTGCGCAGGGGTGAACTATTTTTAACTTATGTATTATGGTATTCCATCGGCCGTTTTTACATTGAAGGTTTGCGGACGGATAGTTTGATGCTGACGGAGTCGCTGCGTATCGCACAAGTGATCTCGATTGTCCTGGTAGCTGTGGCCATTGCTTTAGTGGTCTATAGAAGGGTCCGTGGGCATGCAGACAAAAGATACTTAGATGCATAG
- the hprK gene encoding HPr(Ser) kinase/phosphatase translates to MAKVRTKDIVEAFGLELISGEEGINRPIVTSDLSRPGLEIAGFFDYYPADRVQLLGMTEMSFFNRLNEPDRIQRMEELCRDFTPGIIITRGQEVPIELIEASERESVPVMRSNMKSTRLYSRLTNFLESRLAPTTAVHGVLVDIYGLGVLITGKSGVGKSETALELVKRGHRLVADDCVEIRQEDQDTLVGNAPDLIEHLLEIRGLGIINVMTLFGAGAVRSNKKISIVINLELWEKNKQYDRVGLDEEKMKIIDTEVTKITVPVRPGRNLAVIIEVAAMNYRLKRMGVNAAEQFSDRLNHAIADPEHDEF, encoded by the coding sequence ATGGCAAAAGTCCGTACAAAAGATATAGTTGAAGCGTTCGGTCTAGAACTTATCAGTGGGGAAGAAGGAATTAACCGTCCAATTGTCACGAGTGATTTATCTCGTCCAGGACTTGAAATAGCCGGTTTTTTTGATTATTATCCCGCCGATCGAGTACAGCTTTTAGGCATGACGGAAATGTCCTTTTTTAATCGGTTGAATGAACCGGATCGAATACAGAGGATGGAAGAGTTATGCAGGGACTTTACTCCAGGCATCATCATTACGCGTGGTCAGGAAGTGCCGATAGAGTTGATAGAAGCTTCTGAGCGGGAATCCGTTCCTGTGATGAGATCTAATATGAAGTCAACGCGCTTATACAGCCGTTTGACGAATTTCCTTGAAAGTAGGTTGGCACCAACTACTGCTGTTCATGGTGTATTGGTGGATATCTATGGGCTGGGTGTGTTGATCACAGGTAAAAGCGGTGTCGGTAAAAGTGAGACAGCCTTGGAATTAGTGAAACGGGGTCATCGTCTCGTAGCCGATGATTGCGTCGAAATCAGGCAGGAAGACCAAGATACGCTAGTCGGGAATGCCCCGGATTTAATCGAACATCTTCTTGAAATAAGAGGGTTGGGAATCATTAATGTAATGACGCTTTTTGGAGCTGGTGCAGTCCGGAGCAATAAAAAGATCTCAATCGTCATCAATCTGGAACTATGGGAAAAAAACAAGCAGTATGACCGGGTGGGTCTTGATGAAGAAAAAATGAAAATCATTGATACGGAAGTGACGAAAATTACCGTACCTGTGCGCCCAGGTCGAAATTTAGCTGTTATCATTGAGGTGGCAGCCATGAATTACCGCCTGAAACGAATGGGAGTAAATGCTGCAGAACAGTTTTCAGATCGCTTGAATCATGCAATTGCAGATCCTGAACATGATGAATTTTAA
- a CDS encoding DUF4097 domain-containing protein yields the protein MQEERKKILEMIQDGKLSAEEAMGLLEELDKASQESEAKEQKLQNELSTVVVDKKSEGSTQDTFKKNIQSSKEKIIDFVESAFKKIKETDLDFNFGKSVEVSHIFQHDFDFLNEVDVDIANGKIKIAAWDHNDVRVECQAKVYRVEDIEEARKNFLEEVDFSIEDGKMMFKVREKSIKVDTIMYIPRKEYEVIHVRMFNGAITTESLKSENLKAKTANGAIHIMQGTGDSCELETGNGMITISDTNFNDLEAETLNGAINADGYFKKLDVQTFNGEIVCTNSGMDCDSIHAKSITGKVQLILPPGKAIEGELKSNLGSFNVTLEGMTIIEEKSDVVQKVLKFKTVKEEVPVLHVFAETKTAAITVS from the coding sequence ATGCAGGAGGAAAGAAAGAAAATTTTAGAAATGATTCAGGATGGAAAGTTATCAGCGGAAGAAGCGATGGGTCTTTTGGAAGAATTGGATAAAGCCAGTCAGGAAAGTGAAGCTAAAGAGCAGAAATTGCAGAATGAATTATCGACGGTAGTCGTGGATAAGAAAAGCGAAGGAAGCACTCAGGATACGTTTAAGAAGAATATCCAGTCATCGAAAGAAAAGATTATTGATTTCGTTGAAAGTGCTTTTAAGAAAATCAAAGAAACGGACCTTGATTTCAATTTCGGGAAATCTGTGGAGGTCAGTCATATTTTTCAGCATGATTTTGATTTCCTCAATGAAGTTGATGTAGATATAGCAAATGGGAAAATAAAAATCGCTGCATGGGACCATAATGATGTCAGGGTTGAATGCCAGGCAAAGGTATACCGGGTGGAAGATATAGAAGAAGCTAGGAAAAACTTTTTGGAAGAAGTCGATTTTTCGATTGAAGATGGAAAGATGATGTTCAAGGTTCGTGAGAAATCCATAAAGGTCGATACGATCATGTACATTCCAAGGAAGGAATATGAAGTCATTCATGTAAGGATGTTCAATGGTGCAATCACGACTGAATCTTTGAAATCGGAGAACCTTAAAGCGAAGACAGCGAATGGTGCCATTCATATCATGCAGGGTACGGGTGATTCTTGTGAGCTTGAAACGGGTAACGGGATGATCACCATATCAGATACCAACTTTAATGACTTGGAAGCTGAGACCTTGAATGGGGCGATTAATGCCGATGGATACTTCAAGAAACTGGATGTCCAGACTTTCAATGGGGAAATCGTCTGTACGAATTCAGGGATGGATTGCGATTCAATCCATGCTAAGTCTATTACTGGGAAAGTCCAGCTGATCCTGCCACCAGGTAAGGCGATTGAGGGAGAGTTGAAATCTAATTTAGGAAGCTTTAATGTAACTTTAGAAGGGATGACCATCATCGAAGAGAAAAGTGATGTGGTTCAGAAAGTCCTTAAGTTTAAGACGGTTAAAGAAGAGGTTCCTGTGCTTCATGTTTTTGCAGAAACAAAGACTGCCGCGATAACAGTTTCCTGA
- the uvrA gene encoding excinuclease ABC subunit UvrA — protein MAMDKIVIKGARANNLKNIDITIPRDKLVVLTGLSGSGKSSLAFDTIYAEGQRRYVESLSAYARQFLGQVDKPDVDAIEGLSPAISIDQKTTSRNPRSTVGTVTEIYDYLRLLFARVGRPTCPIHNIEITSQTIEQMVDRILDYPERTKLQVLAPLVSGRKGTHAKVLEEVKKQGYVRIRVNGEMHDLSDEITLEKNKKHSIEVIIDRIVIKEGVMARLADSLESALKLGEGKVIIDVMGEEELLFSEHHACPYCGFSIEELEPRMFSFNSPFGACPDCDGLGARLEVDRDLVIPNKELSLRQHAIAPWEPTSSQYYPQLLEAVANHYGIDMDIPVKDLPEDKLEKVLLGSGKHKIYFRYKNDFGRVQEGYIPFEGVLRNIERRFKETSSDYIREQMQKYMSEHHCPTCKGHRLKKESLSVLIQGVHISETTALSVEDALVFFDELDLTEKEAAIARLILREIRERLGFLANVGLEYLTLSRAAGTLSGGEAQRIRLATQIGSRLTGVLYILDEPSIGLHQRDNDRLIETLKNMREIGNTLIVVEHDEDTMLAADYLIDVGPGAGAHGGEIVAAGTPEEVMNNPKSLTGQYLAGKKFIPLPLERRKNDGRVIEIKGAKENNLKNVNVKFPLGVFTAVTGVSGSGKSTLVNEILHKSLAQKLNRAKARPGDFREIKGIEHLDKVIDIDQSPIGRTPRSNPATYTGVFDDVRDVFASTNEAKIRGYKKGRFSFNVKGGRCEACRGDGIIKIEMHFLPDVYVPCEICHGKRYNRETLEVKYKGKNISDILDMTVEEGVSFFENIPKIKRKLQTIFDVGLGYIKLGQPATTLSGGEAQRVKLASELHRRSTGRSFYILDEPTTGLHVHDIARLLEVLQRLVDNGDTVLVIEHNLDVIKTADHIIDLGPEGGDKGGTIVTYGTPEKICEVSESYTGKYLKPVLTRDQIRMENWIEEKEQEHEHA, from the coding sequence ATGGCAATGGATAAAATTGTGATTAAAGGGGCCAGGGCCAATAATTTAAAGAATATTGATATCACGATACCGAGAGACAAACTTGTCGTGCTGACCGGCTTATCCGGATCTGGAAAGTCTTCCTTGGCTTTTGACACGATTTATGCAGAAGGGCAAAGGCGTTATGTAGAATCACTGTCCGCTTATGCCCGTCAATTCTTAGGCCAAGTGGATAAACCGGATGTCGATGCGATCGAAGGCTTGTCGCCAGCCATTTCCATAGACCAGAAAACGACCAGTCGAAATCCGCGTTCAACCGTAGGGACTGTGACTGAAATCTATGATTATTTAAGGCTGTTATTTGCACGGGTCGGCAGGCCGACCTGTCCGATCCATAATATTGAAATTACCTCACAAACGATTGAGCAAATGGTGGACCGCATTCTTGATTACCCTGAGCGTACCAAGCTTCAGGTATTGGCACCGCTTGTCTCAGGCAGAAAAGGGACACATGCAAAAGTTTTGGAGGAAGTTAAGAAACAAGGATATGTCCGCATTCGTGTGAACGGGGAAATGCATGATCTTAGTGATGAGATCACTCTCGAAAAAAATAAAAAACATTCGATTGAAGTCATTATAGACCGGATCGTCATTAAAGAGGGTGTCATGGCGCGGCTTGCAGATTCATTGGAAAGTGCTTTGAAGCTCGGTGAAGGCAAAGTCATCATTGACGTCATGGGTGAAGAAGAGCTGCTGTTCAGTGAACATCATGCTTGTCCATACTGCGGGTTTTCGATTGAAGAGTTAGAGCCGAGGATGTTCTCCTTCAATAGCCCGTTTGGAGCCTGCCCGGATTGTGATGGTTTGGGGGCGAGGCTTGAGGTGGACCGTGATCTGGTCATACCCAATAAGGAATTAAGCCTCCGTCAACATGCTATCGCGCCATGGGAGCCGACGAGTTCTCAATATTATCCTCAGCTTCTTGAAGCGGTGGCCAACCATTATGGGATAGATATGGATATCCCCGTTAAAGATTTACCGGAAGATAAATTGGAGAAGGTCTTGCTTGGTTCAGGTAAACATAAGATATATTTCCGTTATAAAAATGATTTTGGAAGAGTGCAAGAAGGATATATTCCTTTTGAAGGAGTTTTAAGAAATATCGAAAGGCGCTTCAAGGAGACGAGTTCAGACTATATTCGTGAGCAAATGCAGAAATATATGTCAGAACATCACTGTCCAACCTGTAAGGGTCATCGATTGAAAAAAGAGAGTCTTTCCGTGCTCATTCAAGGGGTCCATATAAGTGAAACAACAGCTTTATCAGTGGAAGATGCGTTAGTATTTTTTGATGAGCTGGATTTGACGGAAAAGGAAGCTGCCATTGCGAGATTGATTTTACGTGAGATTCGTGAGCGGCTCGGATTCCTGGCTAATGTAGGTTTGGAATATTTGACTTTGAGCAGGGCAGCAGGGACATTATCAGGTGGCGAAGCGCAGCGTATACGATTGGCGACGCAGATCGGTTCCCGTTTGACGGGAGTCCTGTACATTTTAGATGAACCTTCAATAGGGCTGCATCAGAGGGATAACGATCGATTAATTGAAACATTGAAGAATATGCGCGAAATCGGGAACACCCTGATTGTTGTCGAGCACGATGAAGATACGATGCTTGCTGCGGATTATTTGATCGATGTTGGTCCGGGCGCAGGAGCACATGGAGGAGAAATAGTGGCCGCTGGAACTCCGGAAGAGGTCATGAATAATCCTAAATCCTTAACGGGCCAATATTTAGCAGGGAAGAAATTCATTCCATTGCCATTGGAACGCCGGAAAAATGATGGCCGCGTCATTGAAATAAAAGGTGCCAAGGAAAATAATTTAAAAAACGTTAATGTTAAATTCCCTCTTGGAGTCTTTACAGCCGTTACAGGAGTCTCGGGATCAGGGAAAAGTACATTAGTGAATGAGATCCTCCATAAGTCATTGGCTCAAAAGCTGAACCGGGCAAAAGCTAGACCAGGCGATTTTCGTGAGATCAAGGGAATTGAGCATTTAGATAAAGTCATTGATATTGACCAGTCACCGATCGGTAGAACCCCACGATCAAATCCAGCTACCTATACAGGTGTATTTGATGATGTTCGTGACGTTTTTGCCTCGACTAATGAAGCGAAGATTCGCGGTTATAAAAAAGGACGGTTCAGCTTCAATGTGAAGGGCGGCCGCTGTGAAGCATGCCGTGGTGATGGGATTATCAAGATAGAAATGCATTTTCTCCCGGATGTCTATGTCCCATGTGAAATCTGTCATGGAAAACGTTATAACAGGGAAACGCTTGAAGTGAAATATAAAGGGAAAAACATTTCCGACATTCTCGATATGACAGTTGAGGAAGGCGTTAGTTTCTTTGAAAATATCCCGAAAATCAAACGGAAGCTACAAACCATTTTTGACGTTGGTTTGGGTTATATCAAGCTTGGACAGCCTGCTACCACTTTATCAGGCGGTGAAGCGCAAAGGGTGAAACTTGCATCTGAATTGCATCGCCGTTCCACTGGGAGATCCTTTTATATCTTGGATGAACCAACTACCGGACTTCATGTCCACGATATAGCAAGGTTGCTCGAGGTCCTGCAGCGGCTGGTTGACAATGGGGATACAGTTTTGGTGATTGAGCATAATCTGGATGTCATCAAGACGGCGGACCATATTATTGACCTAGGACCGGAAGGCGGAGATAAGGGCGGAACGATCGTCACTTATGGAACACCTGAAAAAATATGTGAAGTTTCCGAATCATATACGGGAAAATACTTAAAACCTGTACTGACCCGTGATCAAATTCGCATGGAAAATTGGATTGAAGAAAAAGAACAAGAGCATGAACATGCTTAA
- the uvrB gene encoding excinuclease ABC subunit UvrB has translation MKDKFELVSKYSPEGDQPAAIEMLVEGIKEGKEMQTLLGATGTGKTFTVSNVIQQINKPTLVIAHNKTLAGQLYSEFKEFFPNNAVEYFVSYYDYYQPEAYVPSTDTFIEKDASINDEIDKLRHSATTSLFERKDVIIIASVSCIYGLGSPEEYREMVVSLRTGMEIDRNALLHRLVDIQYERNDIAFQRGTFRVRGDVVEIFPASRDEHCVRVEFFGDEIDRIREVDALTGEITGEREHIAIFPASHFVTREEKMRIAVQNIETELEERLKELREDEKLLEAQRLEQRTRYDLEMMREMGFCSGIENYSRHLTLRPSGATPYTLMDYFPEDFLLVVDESHVTLSQIRGMFNGDQARKQVLVDHGFRLPSAKDNRPLRFEEFEKKVHQSIFVSATPGPYELEHTPEMVQQIIRPTGLLDPTIEVRPIEGQIDDLIGEIQERVKKNERVLITTLTKKMSEDLTDYLKEIGIKVQYLHSEVKTLDRIEIIRELRMGKYDVLVGINLLREGLDIPEVSLVTILDADKEGFLRSERSLIQTMGRAARNANGHVIMYADRITNSMELAINETKRRREIQENYNKEHGIMPQTIQKDIRDSIRATHVAEEGEAYKEDLAPSLAKLPKKERVKVMASMEKEMKEAAKALDFERAAELRDLLLELKAEG, from the coding sequence GTGAAGGATAAGTTTGAGTTAGTCTCAAAATACTCTCCTGAAGGAGATCAACCTGCAGCAATTGAAATGCTTGTCGAAGGCATTAAAGAAGGCAAGGAAATGCAGACATTATTGGGGGCAACGGGGACAGGGAAGACGTTCACCGTTTCCAATGTGATTCAACAAATAAATAAACCGACTCTTGTCATTGCCCACAATAAAACGTTGGCAGGACAGCTTTACAGTGAATTCAAAGAGTTTTTCCCAAATAATGCCGTTGAATACTTCGTCAGCTATTATGATTACTACCAGCCAGAAGCTTATGTTCCATCCACGGATACATTCATCGAAAAAGATGCAAGCATCAATGATGAAATCGATAAACTGCGTCACTCGGCTACCACTTCATTGTTCGAAAGGAAAGATGTCATCATCATCGCCAGCGTTTCGTGCATATATGGACTCGGTTCCCCGGAAGAGTACCGCGAGATGGTCGTTTCTCTCCGAACAGGCATGGAAATAGACCGGAATGCCTTGCTGCACAGACTCGTGGATATTCAATATGAGCGGAATGATATTGCTTTCCAACGGGGGACTTTCCGCGTTCGTGGCGACGTGGTCGAAATTTTCCCTGCCTCACGTGATGAACATTGCGTAAGGGTCGAGTTTTTCGGAGATGAGATTGACCGTATCCGTGAAGTGGATGCCTTGACTGGTGAAATCACCGGCGAACGTGAACATATCGCCATTTTCCCGGCTTCCCATTTCGTTACTCGCGAAGAGAAAATGAGGATAGCCGTTCAAAATATCGAAACGGAACTGGAAGAGCGATTGAAGGAATTAAGGGAAGATGAAAAGCTCCTTGAAGCCCAGCGCTTGGAGCAGAGGACCCGTTATGATTTGGAAATGATGCGGGAAATGGGCTTTTGTTCAGGGATCGAGAACTATTCCCGCCATTTAACGCTTCGCCCCTCAGGTGCGACACCTTACACTTTAATGGATTACTTTCCAGAGGATTTCCTTTTGGTCGTGGATGAATCACACGTGACCCTTTCGCAAATCCGGGGAATGTTCAATGGGGATCAGGCACGTAAGCAAGTACTCGTCGATCATGGCTTCCGTCTGCCGTCTGCAAAGGATAACCGCCCGCTAAGATTTGAAGAATTTGAAAAAAAGGTCCATCAATCCATATTCGTTTCGGCAACTCCGGGACCATATGAACTCGAACATACGCCAGAAATGGTTCAGCAGATCATCCGTCCTACCGGCTTGCTGGATCCAACGATAGAAGTGCGGCCGATTGAAGGACAGATAGATGACTTGATCGGTGAAATACAAGAGCGCGTCAAAAAGAACGAGCGAGTCCTCATTACGACCTTAACGAAAAAGATGTCTGAGGATTTAACCGATTATTTAAAGGAAATTGGCATCAAGGTCCAATACCTTCATTCGGAAGTGAAGACCTTGGACAGGATAGAAATCATCCGGGAACTGCGAATGGGCAAATATGATGTACTCGTTGGAATCAATCTTTTAAGGGAAGGCCTGGATATTCCGGAAGTGTCATTAGTGACAATTCTGGATGCCGATAAAGAAGGGTTCCTTCGCTCGGAGCGCTCGCTTATTCAAACGATGGGCCGTGCAGCCCGTAATGCCAACGGCCACGTCATCATGTATGCGGACCGCATCACGAATTCGATGGAACTTGCCATCAATGAAACGAAGCGGCGCCGTGAAATTCAGGAAAATTATAACAAAGAGCATGGAATAATGCCGCAGACCATTCAAAAGGATATCCGGGACTCCATCAGGGCCACTCACGTAGCGGAAGAAGGAGAAGCGTATAAAGAAGATCTTGCACCAAGTCTCGCGAAGCTTCCTAAAAAGGAGCGCGTAAAAGTGATGGCAAGCATGGAAAAAGAAATGAAGGAAGCGGCAAAGGCACTGGACTTCGAGCGAGCTGCCGAGCTGCGTGATTTATTACTAGAGTTAAAAGCGGAAGGGTGA
- a CDS encoding CsbA family protein, producing MIKILSALFLPCLLVMLFSRVTYNNVVGLVLTVALITASAYKGYTHTNLLIIVDALSLTVGFWLSKRMMKQTSKSA from the coding sequence ATGATTAAAATTCTTTCTGCCCTTTTCCTTCCTTGTCTACTTGTCATGCTATTTTCAAGAGTCACCTATAACAATGTCGTTGGCCTTGTTTTAACGGTTGCCTTGATTACAGCTTCCGCATATAAAGGTTATACGCATACAAACTTATTGATCATCGTGGATGCCTTATCCCTGACTGTGGGATTTTGGTTATCAAAAAGAATGATGAAACAAACATCCAAGAGCGCCTGA